The following are encoded together in the Ranitomeya imitator isolate aRanImi1 chromosome 4, aRanImi1.pri, whole genome shotgun sequence genome:
- the LOC138674737 gene encoding beta-synuclein-like → MDVLMKGFSKAKEGVVAASEETKQGVAEAAEKTKEGVLYVGSKARDGVVQGVASVAEKTKEQASQLGGTVMSGAANIGAATGLVKKDEFPTDIKPEEGGQEALEEPAAEPLLEPEGESYEEAPQKDYQEYEPEAEHPFTLDPATSSFSTKIAIMKILIRQSPYPQHPFLSQEECGLPILFSQKLSSSSTPRTESLM, encoded by the coding sequence ATGGATGTGCTTATGAAAGGCTTTTCCAAAGCAAAAGAAGGGGTGGTGGCCGCATCGGAGGAAACCAAGCAAGGGGTAGCAGAAGCTGCGGAGAAGACTAAGGAAGGTGTCTTATATGTGGGAAGCAAAGCCAGAGATGGAGTAGTACAAGGAGTGGCTTCGGTGGCTGAGAAGACCAAAGAGCAGGCATCTCAGCTGGGTGGGACTGTCATGTCTGGAGCTGCGAACATTGGTGCAGCCACCGGCCTAGTGAAGAAGGATGAATTTCCCACAGATATTAAGCCTGAAGAAGGAGGCCAGGAAGCTTTGGAAGAACCTGCCGCTGAACCACTGCTGGAGCCAGAAGGGGAGAGCTACGAGGAAGCCCCCCAGAAAGATTACCAGGAATATGAACCAGAAGCAGAACATCCCTTCACTCTGGATCCAGCCACCAGCAGCTTCAGCACAAAGATAGCTATAATGAAGATACTAATAAGACAATCCCCATatccccaacaccctttcctatcccaAGAGGAGTGTGGTCTACCCATTCTCTTTTCTCAAAAATTGAGCTCTTCCTCTACTCCACGTACAGAGAGCCTCATGTGA